In Asticcacaulis sp. SL142, the sequence GTATTTTTTTTGCATTTTCAACCACGTATTAATTGAATCCGCAAATTCACGCCCGGATTTCTCATTAAAATAGTAAGGGCTTTTTCCGCCAATCTCCCTAAATACAGGCAAGTCACGCGCTAAAACGGGCTTTCCGTGTCGAGTAGCTTCGACTAACGGCAATCCAAATCCTTCACCTTCACTTGGCAATATTACAGCCGTTGCACGCATGTAAAGGCTCTCCAGAACCTCATCTGAAGCCTCACTAAACCAAAACAATCGGCGTCCCATTTCAGGATGGCAAGACAAATATTTAATGAGCGGCTCAACCGCCCACCCTTGCTTGCCCACTAGTACGAAGCTGGCATTTCCGCCAGATTTCCAAAACGCCTCAGCGCCATCTAAAAGTCTGCGAATTCCCTTTCTAGGTTCAATAGTCCCGACAGTTAGAAATACTGGCCACTCGGCAGAGATTTGATCTAAAAGAGATTGATGAGAGCAACTTATCCCGCGTGTAGGTACGATATTACCTAAATCTGCACCTAAATGCCACCACGACAAAGTTAGGTCTCTGATCCGATCAGGTTTTTGGCATTGCAAATGACTTAAAACATCATCAGCAACTGCTCGAGATATGCAAACCAATTGATCCGCACAAACTTCAATACGATTGACCCAATTATTGACGGCGTCGCCGAGACCAACGTCAAACCACTCAGGTCTTAAAACTGGCAGCATATCATATATCACCCATACCAATTTGACTCCTCTCATTCGCTCACGCAGCAATGCTTGCATTGCCCCCTCGGAAATCGTTGCGTCCAGATCAAGGCCAAGAAAGATATCACCTGAATAAAATGTTACGTAGGTATCAACATTTTCTAAATTTGGTAAATCCAAAAATCTGGACGTATAAGCACGCGCATATTTATAATAATCCCCCTCACGATAAACAGGCTCAACCCGGTAAATTGTTTCCATAGAGAGAAAATGCCTCAAAATACTGCGTACAACACGTTGAATGCCTGTTTTTGCATCCCTGTGGACTAGTTCAGAAATATCGACCAGAAGTGCAGGGGGGCGGTTATGTGGTAATAAATTAGACCCCATAAGAACTGCCAATTCCGTGGCATCTTCTGACGGAAAATGGTTAGGCAACTGGGTCAGAAGCTCTAATATTGGCGTGATTTGGGACGAAGCAGACCGTAGCCCCTGACGCGTTGAAGATGATAGTTTATATCCTGGCTCAAAAGCGCCAAGAAACAATGCACCTTGTATGTTTCGCAATGAATTAACGTCGATGCTTAGATTCTCATCACGCAAACCACCATAGCCTTTTGTTAAATAGCGCAGGTATGGAGACGTATTAATGCGGACGACATCATGCGCATGTAATATAATTGCAGGCCCTTCGCTTAAAGTTTTTTCTTGGGCGTTTGTAAGGCAGTTGCCTTCGATAACGACCAAAGGCAGTCGGCTTCGATCAAAATTGGGCTGTTCTGAGGCCTGAATATCGATAGCATCGTTATCTATTTGAACTTTTCTACCTAAAAAGGTGTATTTGACATCAAAATCATCGCCCCTGGCTGAATGGCGGTTCGTCAATTCTGAAAAACCATCCATGGCCAACTCAGCCGATCGCTTCCATGAGAACAAGGCTTGCTGTCTAAGCGCATGACTTCGTCCAGCTTCCCACGCGCCTCGATCATTCAACAGGCTGTGGATTTTGAGCGCCAATTCATCGGACGAGAACGGGTCAAAGGTATAGTCATCACAACCAATGACCTCAGGAATGCTCGTCGTGTCGGCACCAAGCACAGGCGTACCGCACCTCATGGCTTCCAACAGCGGCAATCCAAAACCCTCAGTAAATGAGGGCATTATAGTTATTTGAGCCAGATTGTAGATTTTAACTAGATCTTCGTCCACCACGTAGCCCGGAAACACAATGTCTCCAGGCACAAGCCCGCACTTGGCGGCATAGTTCAATACATCTCGCTTCTGGGCCTGCGTCGCATTGGCTATGAGGACGAGTTGATGACGGTGGCGCATCTCATCGGGTAACTTACTGAATGCCGACACAAGACAAGCTACATTTTTTCGGGCCTCAAGAATGCCCGTATGCATGATGAATGGCTTAGTGATGCTAAAACGATGCAGAACAGCACGACGCTCGTCAGGCGTAAAATCAAGCGGCTTGAACAAGGGGCTTGCGTCGGCAAAGATCGTGACGATTTTAGCCGGATCGATACCCGCCTGATCAATGGCGACCTTACGAGTATAATCAGAAATAGCGAATAAACCGTCACAGGTTTTTAGCACGGCCAGCCGTGAGTCAAACCAAGCTTTATAGCGGGCATCCGCCAGATGCAGTTCAGGTTCCTGAAAGGGGATCAAATCATAAAGCGTAGAAAATCGGAGAGTGTGATTATCAACCCCTAGCCGGCGGTCACCTATAACCGTTTCATCACCCATGCCGTCAAAAGGAGCCGGAGTATGCAAGGCATCAACGCCTAGTCGCCGCACAAAAGCATCATATAATCCCGCGGCTCTTTGCTGGCGTATTTCATTACCCGCGATCAGCCCCATAGTCCGGTCCATGCCGCGAAAAACACGGATTGCCGACTTTGGGAGTCGTTTCTGTGCCCAATCATACGCCTTTTCGAATCTCGACGGCAGAGCCGTGTTTAGAACGGCTGTAACATCCGCCTGGCCTGTGCCTATGATGGCATCTGCCAAACCCTCAGAGTAGCGGCCGACGCCTCTTTCGGCGGATTCGCCCTGCAGAACTTGCAAATCCAAACATAGCCGCATACCCAACCGCCTGACGTTTATAAAACCTAGTTACGAAGGCGGTCATAGATCCATTTCACCTCACCCAGCAAGCCCGGATCGACAGGTGTACCGATCGCTGCAATTATGCCGGCTTCCTCTGGAGTTGGTGGCGCTATGGCCACAAGCCTGCGTTTGAGCGATGCGGGAAACAGGTCAATGATCCGATGCAT encodes:
- a CDS encoding glycosyltransferase family 4 protein, which encodes MDLQVLQGESAERGVGRYSEGLADAIIGTGQADVTAVLNTALPSRFEKAYDWAQKRLPKSAIRVFRGMDRTMGLIAGNEIRQQRAAGLYDAFVRRLGVDALHTPAPFDGMGDETVIGDRRLGVDNHTLRFSTLYDLIPFQEPELHLADARYKAWFDSRLAVLKTCDGLFAISDYTRKVAIDQAGIDPAKIVTIFADASPLFKPLDFTPDERRAVLHRFSITKPFIMHTGILEARKNVACLVSAFSKLPDEMRHRHQLVLIANATQAQKRDVLNYAAKCGLVPGDIVFPGYVVDEDLVKIYNLAQITIMPSFTEGFGLPLLEAMRCGTPVLGADTTSIPEVIGCDDYTFDPFSSDELALKIHSLLNDRGAWEAGRSHALRQQALFSWKRSAELAMDGFSELTNRHSARGDDFDVKYTFLGRKVQIDNDAIDIQASEQPNFDRSRLPLVVIEGNCLTNAQEKTLSEGPAIILHAHDVVRINTSPYLRYLTKGYGGLRDENLSIDVNSLRNIQGALFLGAFEPGYKLSSSTRQGLRSASSQITPILELLTQLPNHFPSEDATELAVLMGSNLLPHNRPPALLVDISELVHRDAKTGIQRVVRSILRHFLSMETIYRVEPVYREGDYYKYARAYTSRFLDLPNLENVDTYVTFYSGDIFLGLDLDATISEGAMQALLRERMRGVKLVWVIYDMLPVLRPEWFDVGLGDAVNNWVNRIEVCADQLVCISRAVADDVLSHLQCQKPDRIRDLTLSWWHLGADLGNIVPTRGISCSHQSLLDQISAEWPVFLTVGTIEPRKGIRRLLDGAEAFWKSGGNASFVLVGKQGWAVEPLIKYLSCHPEMGRRLFWFSEASDEVLESLYMRATAVILPSEGEGFGLPLVEATRHGKPVLARDLPVFREIGGKSPYYFNEKSGREFADSINTWLKMQKKYKKAAGSLKVKTWAESANDLYNAVVNHQEYKVWRRDV